The following proteins are encoded in a genomic region of Prosthecobacter sp. SYSU 5D2:
- a CDS encoding family 16 glycoside hydrolase, which yields MKIPSLLFLALASLVSAAEKPMLAIPGEVIYESKLDSAPASPWKIAKGQWELKDGVVRGAELEADKHGAVARLPNKLNDFIIEYEFKFEGARTTSLSINAVKDHMARINITPTSVTVQKDDNDHEGPDKAVVFARFPAELKPGTWNKVRLEMVGDLMLGQVNGLTAWGSDDLFKTDKMNPGFTVGGQSVDFRNLTIRNATLNPEWETAKATLPKPGEKVAPGAPKGKGKGKAKNKGAAAKKKRE from the coding sequence ATGAAAATCCCGTCCCTTCTTTTCCTCGCCCTCGCCTCCCTGGTCAGCGCTGCCGAAAAACCCATGCTCGCCATCCCAGGAGAGGTCATCTATGAATCCAAACTCGATTCCGCCCCCGCCTCCCCCTGGAAGATCGCCAAAGGCCAGTGGGAACTCAAGGACGGCGTTGTCCGCGGTGCCGAACTGGAGGCCGACAAGCACGGTGCCGTCGCCCGCCTGCCTAACAAACTGAATGACTTCATCATCGAATATGAATTCAAGTTTGAAGGCGCCCGCACCACCAGCCTGTCCATCAATGCCGTCAAGGACCACATGGCCCGCATCAACATCACGCCCACAAGTGTGACCGTCCAGAAGGACGACAACGACCATGAAGGTCCGGACAAGGCGGTCGTCTTCGCCCGTTTCCCTGCTGAGCTCAAGCCAGGCACCTGGAACAAAGTGCGCTTGGAAATGGTCGGCGACCTGATGCTCGGCCAGGTCAACGGCCTCACCGCCTGGGGCAGCGACGACCTCTTCAAGACTGACAAAATGAACCCCGGTTTCACCGTCGGCGGCCAGTCTGTGGACTTCCGCAACCTTACCATCCGCAACGCCACCCTCAATCCAGAGTGGGAAACCGCCAAAGCCACCCTGCCCAAGCCCGGCGAAAAAGTCGCCCCCGGCGCTCCAAAAGGCAAAGGAAAGGGCAAGGCCAAAAACAAGGGCGCCGCCGCAAAGAAGAAACGCGAATAG
- a CDS encoding peptide ABC transporter substrate-binding protein, which translates to MRILSRMLPVAACAVCLGACAPERERADLVFIQSAEPETLDPALTSDQVSMRLSTALFEGLCRVNQAGRPEPGMAERWEISPDRKTYTFHLRAGTAWTDGRAVVAEDFVGSWKRALDPATGGDYASLMHVIRGAKAFSEGQDPDFSKVGVKAVDEKTLRVELENPTPYFVDLTAFVTLAPVPLGTIEKHGTAWIKPANIVTNGAYFLEEWLLDDRIRLRKNPHYWDAANVGMETIEIKPVQDANTALSYFHTGQCDLIMDKGMIPPTLTQKLKQQPWFHTGPFLGTWFIRINVTKPPFDDARVRQAFALAVDKARIVEKITQLGELTAWGLTPPGTGQDYQAPPGLDLNVEEARRLMAEAGYPGGKGFPRVEYLYIPLGVERNIAIELQAMWQEALGVTVNLTKQEQKVWLKSMRELDYHLCRSSWVGDYNDPSTFLDMFITGSGNNRTGWSNEKYDRLVTEAAGEADILKRNAIFQQAEQTLIREESAIIPVYYYVGVQFYHADRLEGVQGNLIDDHPFRCMRWKN; encoded by the coding sequence ATGCGAATTTTGTCCCGAATGCTGCCAGTGGCGGCCTGTGCGGTCTGCCTGGGTGCGTGTGCCCCGGAGCGGGAGCGTGCGGACCTAGTCTTCATCCAGAGCGCGGAGCCGGAGACGCTGGATCCGGCGCTGACCTCGGACCAGGTTTCCATGCGGCTTTCCACCGCACTTTTCGAGGGGCTGTGCCGGGTGAACCAGGCTGGCAGGCCAGAGCCGGGGATGGCGGAGCGGTGGGAGATCTCACCGGACCGGAAAACTTATACCTTTCATCTGCGGGCGGGCACGGCCTGGACGGATGGGCGTGCGGTGGTGGCGGAGGATTTTGTCGGGTCGTGGAAGCGGGCGCTGGATCCGGCGACAGGGGGGGACTACGCTTCGCTGATGCATGTGATCCGGGGGGCCAAGGCGTTCAGCGAAGGTCAGGACCCGGATTTTTCCAAAGTGGGTGTGAAGGCTGTGGATGAGAAGACACTGCGGGTGGAACTGGAAAACCCGACGCCGTATTTTGTGGACTTGACGGCCTTTGTCACCCTGGCTCCGGTGCCGCTGGGGACGATTGAAAAACACGGGACGGCCTGGATCAAACCGGCGAACATCGTCACCAACGGGGCCTACTTCCTGGAAGAGTGGCTGCTGGATGACCGCATCCGCCTGCGCAAAAATCCGCATTACTGGGATGCGGCAAACGTGGGGATGGAGACCATCGAGATCAAGCCGGTGCAGGATGCGAATACGGCGTTGAGCTACTTCCATACCGGCCAGTGCGACCTGATCATGGACAAGGGCATGATCCCGCCGACGCTGACGCAGAAGCTGAAACAGCAGCCGTGGTTTCACACGGGACCCTTTCTGGGGACGTGGTTCATCCGCATCAATGTGACGAAACCGCCCTTTGATGATGCACGGGTGCGGCAGGCCTTTGCGCTGGCGGTGGACAAGGCTCGGATCGTGGAAAAGATCACGCAGCTTGGTGAATTGACGGCCTGGGGCCTGACTCCGCCTGGAACTGGGCAGGACTATCAGGCTCCGCCGGGGCTGGACCTGAATGTGGAGGAGGCGCGGCGGCTGATGGCGGAAGCGGGATATCCGGGGGGCAAGGGTTTTCCGCGTGTGGAGTATCTTTACATTCCGCTGGGGGTGGAAAGGAACATCGCTATTGAGCTGCAGGCGATGTGGCAGGAGGCCCTGGGGGTGACGGTGAACCTGACGAAGCAGGAGCAAAAAGTGTGGCTGAAATCCATGCGTGAACTGGACTACCACCTGTGCCGGTCGAGCTGGGTGGGGGACTACAACGATCCGAGCACGTTTCTGGACATGTTCATCACGGGCAGCGGCAACAACCGCACAGGCTGGTCTAACGAGAAGTATGACCGTCTGGTGACGGAGGCGGCGGGGGAGGCGGACATCCTGAAACGCAACGCCATCTTCCAGCAGGCAGAGCAGACGCTGATTCGCGAGGAGTCAGCGATCATCCCGGTTTACTATTATGTGGGGGTGCAGTTTTACCATGCTGACCGGCTGGAGGGGGTGCAGGGAAACCTGATTGATGATCATCCGTTCAGGTGCATGAGGTGGAAGAATTAG